In a genomic window of Xylophilus rhododendri:
- a CDS encoding Rne/Rng family ribonuclease: MKRMLINATQPEERRLAIVDGQKLLDYEIEIEGREQRKGNIYKAVVTRVEPSLEACFVDYGEDRHGFLPFKEISRQYFAPGVPAGQARINEVIREGQELLVQVEKEERGNKGAALTTFISLAGRYVVLMPNNPRGGGVSRRIEGEDRAELKENMDQLEYPNGMSIIARTAGIGRSAPELQWDLNYLLKLWTAIEGASKGTKGAFLIYQESSLVIRAIRDYFNHDIGDILIDTDDIFEQAHQFMAHVMPEHAGRVKRYRDDAALFSRFQIEHQIESAYARTVQLPSGGAIVIDHTEALVSIDVNSARAIKGSDIEETATRTNLEAADEVARQMRLRDLGGLIVIDFIDMDESKNRREVENRLRDALRQDRARVQFGTISKFGLMEMSRQRLKPALSEGSSIPCPRCGGSGHIRDTESSALQTLRIIQEESMKDNTAAVHVQVPVEVASFLLNEKRNEITKIEMKQRVNVMLVPNKSLDTPHYRLERLKHDDPRLDNIDASYKLADEIEDPTTITRRSQEPTNRQTPVIKGVLPDAPAPQPVARPAAPVAQAPVAAPAPAPVAAPAATPVEIGFWGWIKSLFAAPPAAAPAPVAAPAPAAAPADEQRRGGRGPRRDGRGEGRGEGRGEGRGEGRGGEGRGDGRGGRRDGRNGEGRSPEGRGDRNEANGERAERSERTERGEARPPRGGERGERGERADRGERVERGERAERAPREGGRGGRPPRDGERLAPAPEAVADAAALGAVGADAAVVTEAPRRERGERPEGGRGRGRGGRGPRSENGEQGQAAGDEPRAEGNTAPVDNIDNGDGTNAPLTAEGERPRRSRDRYGRDQRRDRGERGERAPAEAGEAAAPDAGEHADSGQGGIFDAFRAPAPAAAEPQGAASAQPADAAEGEEAPAARPPRARRERSDRGERSERGERSERGERAPQAAEPAVSTEALPLESAVAAPAPAAPAVSEPAPAVYAEPVVAVATPVAAPAVAAAPAAPVAPVAEAAPAPVAAPAAPAVVAAPVAAPAATAFVLPIDDLHQIAQGSGLQWVNSDSTKIAAAQAAMAAEPQPVRVPRERPPAVVLDEGPLVLVETRRDLADMKLPFEQR, from the coding sequence ATGAAGCGGATGTTGATCAATGCCACGCAGCCGGAAGAACGCCGCCTGGCCATCGTCGACGGGCAGAAGCTCCTCGACTACGAGATCGAAATCGAAGGGCGCGAACAGCGCAAGGGCAACATCTACAAGGCCGTTGTCACCCGGGTCGAGCCCTCGCTCGAAGCCTGTTTCGTGGACTACGGCGAAGACCGCCACGGCTTCCTGCCGTTCAAGGAAATCTCCCGCCAGTACTTCGCTCCCGGCGTGCCGGCAGGCCAGGCGCGCATCAACGAAGTGATCCGCGAAGGCCAGGAGCTGCTCGTCCAGGTCGAGAAGGAAGAGCGCGGCAACAAGGGCGCGGCGCTCACCACCTTCATCAGCCTGGCCGGCCGCTACGTGGTGCTGATGCCCAACAACCCGCGCGGCGGCGGCGTCTCGCGCCGCATCGAGGGCGAGGACCGGGCCGAGCTCAAGGAGAACATGGACCAGTTGGAATACCCCAACGGCATGTCCATCATCGCGCGCACCGCCGGCATCGGCCGCTCGGCGCCCGAACTCCAGTGGGACCTGAACTACCTGCTCAAGCTCTGGACCGCCATCGAAGGCGCCTCCAAGGGCACCAAGGGCGCCTTCCTGATCTACCAGGAATCCAGCCTCGTCATCCGCGCCATCCGTGACTACTTCAATCACGACATCGGCGACATCCTGATCGACACCGACGACATCTTCGAGCAGGCGCACCAGTTCATGGCGCACGTCATGCCCGAGCATGCCGGCCGCGTGAAGCGCTACCGCGACGACGCCGCCCTGTTCAGCCGCTTCCAGATCGAGCACCAGATCGAATCGGCCTACGCCCGCACCGTGCAGCTGCCCTCGGGCGGCGCCATCGTGATCGACCACACCGAGGCGCTGGTCTCGATCGACGTCAACTCCGCGCGCGCCATCAAGGGCAGCGACATCGAGGAAACCGCCACCCGCACCAACCTGGAAGCCGCCGACGAAGTGGCCCGACAGATGCGCCTGCGCGACCTCGGCGGCCTGATCGTCATCGACTTCATCGACATGGACGAGAGCAAGAACCGCCGCGAGGTCGAGAACCGCCTGCGCGACGCGCTGCGGCAGGACCGCGCGCGGGTGCAGTTCGGCACGATCAGCAAGTTCGGCCTGATGGAAATGAGCCGCCAGCGCCTCAAGCCCGCGCTGTCCGAAGGCTCCTCCATCCCCTGCCCGCGCTGCGGCGGCTCCGGCCACATCCGCGACACGGAAAGCTCGGCCCTGCAGACGCTGCGCATCATTCAGGAAGAGTCCATGAAGGACAACACCGCCGCCGTGCACGTGCAGGTGCCGGTGGAAGTGGCCTCCTTCCTGTTGAACGAGAAGCGCAACGAGATCACCAAGATCGAGATGAAGCAGCGCGTCAACGTGATGCTGGTGCCCAACAAGTCGCTGGACACCCCGCACTACCGCCTGGAACGCCTGAAGCACGACGACCCGCGCCTGGACAACATCGACGCCAGCTACAAGCTCGCCGACGAGATCGAGGACCCGACCACCATCACCCGCCGCTCGCAGGAGCCGACCAACCGCCAGACGCCGGTCATCAAGGGCGTGCTGCCCGATGCACCCGCGCCGCAGCCGGTGGCCCGGCCGGCCGCGCCGGTGGCGCAGGCACCGGTCGCCGCTCCGGCACCGGCACCGGTGGCAGCACCGGCCGCGACGCCGGTCGAGATCGGCTTCTGGGGCTGGATCAAGAGCCTGTTCGCCGCACCGCCGGCCGCGGCACCCGCACCGGTGGCAGCGCCCGCGCCCGCCGCGGCGCCTGCCGACGAGCAGCGCCGTGGTGGCCGTGGCCCGCGTCGCGATGGCCGCGGTGAGGGCCGCGGTGAGGGCCGTGGCGAAGGCCGCGGTGAAGGCCGTGGCGGTGAAGGCCGCGGCGACGGACGTGGCGGACGCCGCGACGGTCGCAACGGCGAAGGCCGCAGCCCTGAAGGCCGCGGCGACCGCAACGAAGCCAACGGCGAACGCGCCGAACGCAGCGAGCGCACCGAGCGTGGCGAGGCCCGTCCTCCCCGCGGCGGTGAACGTGGTGAACGCGGCGAGCGTGCAGACCGCGGCGAACGCGTGGAACGTGGCGAACGCGCCGAACGCGCTCCCCGTGAAGGCGGCCGCGGCGGCCGTCCCCCGCGTGACGGCGAACGCCTGGCACCCGCACCGGAAGCCGTGGCGGACGCAGCCGCCCTGGGTGCCGTCGGCGCCGACGCAGCCGTCGTGACCGAAGCGCCCCGCCGTGAACGTGGCGAACGCCCCGAAGGCGGCCGTGGCCGCGGACGCGGCGGCCGTGGCCCGCGCAGCGAAAACGGCGAACAAGGGCAAGCCGCCGGCGACGAGCCGCGTGCCGAAGGCAACACCGCCCCGGTCGACAACATCGACAACGGCGACGGCACCAACGCCCCGCTGACGGCCGAGGGCGAACGCCCCCGCCGTTCGCGTGACCGTTACGGCCGCGACCAGCGCCGTGACCGTGGCGAACGCGGCGAGCGCGCTCCCGCGGAAGCCGGCGAAGCCGCTGCACCGGATGCCGGCGAACATGCCGACTCCGGCCAGGGCGGCATCTTCGATGCCTTCCGTGCACCGGCCCCGGCAGCCGCCGAGCCGCAAGGCGCCGCATCGGCCCAGCCGGCCGACGCAGCCGAAGGCGAGGAAGCCCCGGCGGCCCGCCCGCCGCGTGCCCGCCGCGAACGTTCGGACCGTGGTGAGCGTTCGGAACGCGGTGAACGCAGCGAGCGTGGCGAACGCGCCCCGCAAGCGGCCGAACCCGCCGTCAGCACCGAAGCACTGCCGCTGGAAAGCGCCGTGGCCGCGCCGGCTCCGGCAGCGCCTGCCGTCTCCGAGCCGGCCCCCGCCGTGTACGCGGAACCGGTTGTGGCCGTCGCCACTCCGGTGGCGGCACCTGCCGTTGCTGCGGCTCCGGCTGCGCCGGTCGCACCGGTCGCGGAGGCCGCACCGGCTCCCGTCGCCGCACCGGCAGCCCCGGCGGTCGTCGCAGCGCCCGTGGCAGCCCCGGCCGCCACGGCCTTCGTCCTGCCGATCGACGATCTGCACCAGATCGCCCAGGGCAGCGGCCTGCAGTGGGTCAACTCCGACAGCACCAAGATCGCCGCCGCCCAGGCTGCGATGGCCGCCGAGCCCCAGCCGGTCCGCGTGCCGCGCGAGCGCCCGCCGGCCGTGGTGCTGGACGAGGGCCCGCTGGTGCTGGTGGAAACCCGCCGCGACCTCGCCGACATGAAGCTGCCTTTCGAGCAGCGCTGA
- the yaaA gene encoding peroxide stress protein YaaA, which produces MLFLLSPAKSLDYETPAPAGLRATTPQFIPQAETLIEVLREYSPQRIASLMSLSDALSALNVGRYQAWSPRFTAENSKQAVLAFNGDVYEGLAAASLSEDELEWAQSHIAILSGLYGVLRPLDRLQPYRLEMGTRLPTNAGADLYHFWGRQIADHLNSQLQADRTPVVINLASQEYFRAVDTKVLKARVVECVFQEWKGGLYKIISFHAKRARGLMARYAVRHRLQTPEQLQAFDLEGYGFDAAASTPERLVFRRKTA; this is translated from the coding sequence ATGCTCTTCCTGCTCTCTCCCGCCAAGTCGCTCGACTACGAAACACCGGCGCCCGCCGGCCTGCGTGCGACCACTCCGCAGTTCATCCCGCAGGCCGAGACCCTGATCGAGGTGCTGCGCGAATATTCGCCGCAGCGCATCGCCTCGCTGATGTCGCTGTCGGATGCGCTGTCGGCGCTCAACGTCGGCCGCTACCAGGCCTGGTCGCCGCGTTTCACCGCGGAGAACTCCAAGCAGGCGGTGCTGGCCTTCAACGGCGATGTCTACGAAGGCCTGGCCGCCGCCAGCCTCAGCGAAGACGAACTGGAATGGGCCCAGTCGCACATCGCCATCCTGTCGGGCCTGTACGGCGTGCTGCGGCCGCTCGACCGGCTGCAGCCCTACCGCCTGGAGATGGGCACCCGCCTGCCCACCAATGCCGGCGCCGACCTCTATCACTTCTGGGGCCGGCAGATCGCCGACCACCTCAACAGCCAGCTGCAGGCCGACCGCACGCCGGTGGTCATCAACCTGGCTTCGCAGGAATACTTCCGCGCGGTCGACACCAAGGTGCTGAAGGCGCGTGTCGTCGAATGCGTGTTCCAGGAATGGAAGGGCGGCCTCTACAAGATCATCAGCTTCCACGCCAAACGCGCGCGCGGCCTGATGGCGCGCTACGCCGTGCGGCACCGGCTGCAGACACCCGAGCAGCTGCAGGCCTTCGACCTCGAAGGCTATGGTTTCGACGCCGCCGCCTCCACGCCCGAGCGCCTGGTGTTCCGCCGCAAGACGGCCTGA
- a CDS encoding 2OG-Fe(II) oxygenase, giving the protein MTTTDSAHSAQAVTPELRRWIIEQAEAGFAAPVILRSMVDAGWREDTAAQAMESTLRSHLAVGQEAAADMPAGVQVPAPALDDAPLYIDAGDRQVHVLQSMSSPHVVVFGNLLSDAECDALIADARPRMKRSLTVATKTGGEEVNADRTSDGMFFARGETPVVQALEARIARLVGWPLANGEGLQVLRYPPGAEYKPHYDYFDPAEPGTPSILKRGGQRVATLVIYLNEPARGGGTVFPDINLTVAPKRGNAVFFSYDRPHPATRTLHGGAPVIEGEKWIATKWLREREFT; this is encoded by the coding sequence ATGACGACGACCGACTCCGCCCATTCCGCCCAGGCCGTGACGCCCGAACTGCGCCGGTGGATCATCGAACAGGCCGAGGCCGGCTTCGCCGCGCCGGTCATCCTGCGCTCCATGGTCGATGCCGGCTGGCGCGAGGACACCGCCGCGCAGGCCATGGAATCCACGCTGCGCAGCCACCTGGCGGTGGGGCAGGAAGCGGCTGCCGACATGCCTGCGGGCGTGCAGGTGCCGGCACCCGCGCTGGACGACGCCCCGCTCTACATCGACGCCGGCGACCGGCAGGTGCATGTGCTGCAGTCCATGAGCTCGCCGCATGTGGTCGTCTTCGGCAACCTGCTGAGCGATGCCGAATGCGACGCGCTGATCGCCGATGCCCGGCCGCGCATGAAGCGTTCGCTCACCGTGGCCACCAAGACCGGCGGCGAGGAGGTCAATGCCGACCGCACCAGCGACGGCATGTTCTTCGCCCGCGGCGAGACGCCGGTGGTGCAGGCCCTGGAAGCGCGCATCGCCCGCCTGGTCGGCTGGCCGCTGGCCAACGGCGAAGGCCTGCAGGTGCTGCGTTACCCGCCCGGCGCGGAATACAAGCCGCACTACGACTATTTCGACCCGGCCGAGCCCGGCACGCCCAGCATCCTCAAGCGCGGCGGCCAGCGTGTGGCCACGCTGGTGATCTATCTCAACGAGCCGGCCCGCGGCGGCGGCACCGTGTTCCCGGACATCAACCTGACCGTCGCCCCCAAACGCGGCAACGCCGTCTTCTTCAGCTACGACCGGCCGCATCCCGCCACCCGCACCCTGCATGGCGGCGCGCCCGTCATCGAGGGCGAGAAGTGGATCGCCACCAAATGGCTGCGCGAACGCGAATTCACATGA